The genomic interval CGTCGGTCGATCCGGGCACCGAGATCGTCAACACGGCGCGGGTGGCCCCGGGCGAGACGCCCGATCCCGACCCCGAGAACAACGAGAGCGGGGACACGACCGAGCCGCTCGACAACGCGACCACGATCGCGGCGGCCAAGTACCGGGTGGTCTCCGACGGCACCGGCGGCTGGCAGCCGGCGGGCGCGGAGGTCGACGCCGTCGCGGGCACCGAGCTCGACTACCTGCTCGGGGTGACCAACACCGGGAAGGCGGACGCCCGGGGCATCAGCATCCAGGACCTCCTGCCCGACGCGCTCGAGCTCGTCGACTGGACGGGTGTCTCCCCGGCGGACGGCTGGGAATACGACGCGGCCACCGCGACCTTCACGAACCCGGCGCACCTCGCGCCGGGCGAGGAGGCGAGCGTGCGGGTCACCGTCCGGCTTGCGGCGGATCAGGAGGGCGATGTGCTCAACCGCGCGTGCGCGGCCGCCGAGAACGCGCCGACGGATGCGGACGACTGCGCCTCCGACTCCACCGGCACCGGCAAGCTCGTCGATCTCGCGCTGCACAAGACCCACATCGCACCCGCGGCGGACGCGGCGGCGATCGCCGGCGAGAGCGTCCGCTACCGCCTCGCGGTCGACAACCTCGGCCCGAGCACCTCGAACGGCCCCATCACGGTGGTCGACGAGCTCCCCGAGCACTTCGCCTACGCGGGCAACGTGACCGCGACGGTGAACGGAGCGTCGGCGGCGCTCGCCGACCCGGTCGTCGCGAGCGACGGGAGCGGCCCGCAGACGATCACCTGGACGGTGGCGGGGCCCCTCGCCCTCGGCGAGGGCATCGTCACCATCGAGTTCGACGCGTCCGTCGCCGCCGAGGCGACCGCCGGCAGCTACACGAACGACGCCCGCGTCATCGGGAAGCAGTGCGCCGACGGGGACGCGGAGTGCCTCCCCGAGCCCGACACCAACCCGAGCAACAACGACGACGACGACGCGGTGCCGGTCGAGCGCATCGCCGACATGGTCATCGCGAAGGACGTGCAGGAGGGACCCTGGATCGCGGGCACGGACGTCGCCTACACGGTGACCGTCCGCAACGACGGCCCCTCGGTCGCCGATGCCGCGGTGCGGGACATCCTGCCCGCCGGCATGACGCTCGTCTCCATCGACGGCAGCGCCGGATGGGCATGCACCGCGGCGACGGCCTCGTGCCTCTACCCGGCGCACCCCGTCGGAGCGGCGGCGACCAGCACCATCACGGTCGTCGCGCACCTCTCGGCGAGCGTGCCCACGGGCACGCCGCTCGCCAACGTGGCGACGCTCGGCTGGTCGGACAGCCGCGGCACCCACGAGGAGAGCGACGATGCCGAGATCGTCGTCACGACGGCGGCGGACCTCGGGCTCGTGAAGACCGCGGTCGATCCCGCGGACGACACGAGCGAGGTCGGCGCGGCCGTCGCCGGCGAGCAGGCGCGCTACCGCATCGAGGTGCACAACTTCGGCGCGAGCGACGCCGTCGGCCCCGTCACCGTGACGGACGTGCTCCCCTCCGGGGTCGGCTTCGTCGGTCTCACCGAGGCGTCCGCGACGAGCTGGTCGGCCGCGGTCGATCCGGCCGACCCGCAGCGGGTGACCTTCGCCCTGCAGCCGGAGACCGCGGGGCTCGCTGCCGGGCAGAACGCACCCGCGATCCTGTTCGACGCGGCGCTCGATCCCGCGTTGCCGCCCACCGCCGCGCCCGAGGTGCCCGCGCTCGTCAACACCGCGAGCGTGTCCTCGGGGACGCCCGACCCGAACCCGGAGAACGACGCGGACGACGCGACGCTCACGGTCGAGCGCTCGGTGGACCTCGCGATCGCGAAGACCCACGACGCCGACGCCGTACGGATCGGGGACGAGCTGCCGTTCGCGCTGACCGTCACCAACAACGGGCCCTCGGTCGCGAGCGGGATCACCGTGACGGACCGCGTGCCGGCCGGGCTCGAGGTGCTGAGCGCGGCGGGCGACCAGGCCGACGGCTGGACCATCTCCGCGGTGACGGCCGCCGACGACGGCACGACCGTCGTGACCGCCGTGCGCAGCGACGCCGCCGAGACGCTCGCGGTCGGTGAGCGGACGCCGGCGCTGACGGTGCTCACCCGAGTGCTCGACGGCGCCTACCCGGGCGTCACGAACGTCGCCGAGGTGCGCGCGACCGAGCCGGACGCCGATCCGTCGAACGACACGGCGCGCGACGAGGTGACCGTGCCGCCGCTCGCGACCCTGGTCGTCGAGAAGACCGCGGTCGGCGAGTTCCGCGCCGGCGGCACCGGAACGTACCGCATCACGGTCGAGAACCGCGGCCCCACGGCCGATCCGGGGCCGATCACGGTCACGGACGAGCTCCCGAGGGGCCTGAGCTTCCGCTCGTCCCCCGACGCGGGCGTGTCGGTGCGCGGCGCGACGGTCACGTGGACGCTCGAGCGCGGCCTCGCCGTCGGGGAGCGCGCGACGCTCACGCTCGTGGTCGGGATCGGCAGCTCGGTCACCGGTTCGGTGACGAACGTGGTGACGGTCGGCTCCCCGACGGAGCAGACCGGGGACGCACGGCTGAGCGCCGAGGCGACGGTCGACGTCGCCCCGGCCGACCCGCTCGCGATCACCGGCGGCGACCTCGGGGCGCTCGCCGTCCTGGCCGCGCTGCTGCTCCTCCTCGGCGGAGCCGGGGTGATCCTGCAGCGCCGACGCCGCGCCGCCGAGCCGGCGTAGCGGGTCGCGCCCCGGGCCGGACCGGCCCCGCCCCGTGGCGGGTCCGGTCCGCACCGGGCGCGTCCTGCACCGGGCGCGTCCCGCAGGTTCGATCCCGGTGCGGGAGCCGGGCCCGCGCCGGCGGGCGCGCAGGGGGTCAGTCGCGCCCGCGCGAGGGGGCGTGCGTGTTCGTCACCGCCCACAGGACCGCGGTCTCGCGGTCGCGCGCGCCGATCTTGCGGTAGAGGGTGCGCAGGTGCGATTTCACGGTGTTCTCGCTGACGAAGAGCCGTTCGGCGATCCGCGCCCGCGAGTATCCCGCGACGAGGAGCTCCAAGGTCTCCCGCTCCCGTTCGGAGAGGTCGATCGCGCGCCCGAGCGGCGCCGTCAGCGGCCGGTGGCCCGGCCCCGAGTAGTCGGCGGGGATGAGGGCCGCGAGACGCGCATCGTCCCCCCAGGAGGCGCGGGCGTGCGAGGTGAGCTCGTGCGGCAGGAAGCGGTAGAGGGTGCGCGGGATCGCGGGGCGCGCCTGGAGCGCCGTGAGCATGAGGCTGCGCGCGACGGCGTCCTCCCCCTGCTGCAGCTGGATGGCGGCGAGCAGCCCGGCGAGCTCGACGCGATGCCGGAAGAAGCCGGGCTCGCGGGTCATCCCCTGCGTGGCCTCGGCGGCGACCTGGGCGTGCTCGCCCGCGATGAACGCGATCCTGGCGCGCACGAGCTGGGTGTCGAGCAGCTCCTGCGGGGCGCGCAGCATCGCCCGCCGCGCTCGGCCGACGTGCCCGCGGGAGAGGTGCAGCTGCGCGTGGCCGAGCGGGATCGCCGAGGCGGCGACGCCGTCGCCGTCGGTGCCGGGGAGACCGGCGTGCTCGGCGACGGCGAGGGCGCGCTCGACCGCCTCCGTGTCCCTCGCGAGGAGGCCTTCGCGCACCTGCACGAGCAGCGCGAAGGGCCAGAGCTCGCCGTAGGCGGCGAGCGGGCGGTCGCGGAGCCCGGCGGGCCGACCCGCGTCCTGATCCGCGAGCGCCGCGGCGAGCTCCGCGGTCTGGTCGATCCACTCCTCGGTCCAGCTGGCGCCCCGCGGCAGGGCGGCGCCGGCGCTCAGGTGCTCGGCCGCCCGCTCGGGGTCCCCGTGCAGCTGATGCAGCAGGGCGAGCTTGAACTGCGCGTCCCGGGCGACGAAGCCGAACCGGCCCTCCGCGCGCGCCGAGCGCGCGCGCTCCAGGAAGCCGAGCGCGCGGATGGGCTCGTTCGCGAGCAGCGCCGTGATGCCGAGCTGCAGCGCCTGGTAGGGGGAGAAGTCGTCGGCGACCCCCGCGAGCGGCGCGGGGGCGCCCGCGTCGAGGCGATCCGCCAGTGCGAGCGCGGCTGCCGGCCGGCCGGACAACCGCGTGCGGGCGAGCACCGCGGCAGCGCGCATCCGCTCCTGCAGCGTCCGCGGCGCCGCCGCGCCGAGCAGGTCGTCGGGCTCAGGGAGCGCCGCGGCGTCGCCCAGGACGAGGCTGCGGAGGAAGCGCGCGCCGGGAAGGGCGCGCAGCTCGGGCTCCGGCACGCCCGCGAGCAGCGGCGCGAGCCGGGTCGGCGGCACGAGATGCCAGATCTCGAGCCAGCGCTCGTCGAGGAATCCGAGCGCACCGGGGTCCCGGGGAGGGGTCAGGCGGCCGATCACCTGCTCGGCGATCAGCGGGTCCGCTCTCGGATCCCGTTCGGTCATGCGCATCGTCCTTCACGTCACGGGACGCGCTGCGTTCGCCGGGCACGAAGGCATGCGTCCGCCGTTTCGGATTCCCCAACCCTCACGACAGTATACGAGCGCCCTCCGACGCGCGGGCGGTGCCCGAGCGGGGTCAGTCCTCGCCGGAGCGTCCGCGGAGACGGTCGATGTCGCGCCGCTCGCGCTTCGTCGGCCGTCCCGCGCCGCGGTCCCGCAGGATCGCCGCCGGGCGCTCGACCCGCGGCGGCGGAGGCGGCGTCAGATCCTCGAAGTGCCGCGCCGCCTCCGCCGCGCTGCCGCGCCGGGTCGGCAGCCCGGCGACGCGGTAGATCCGGTCGAATCCATGTAGCCGCACGCGCACCTCGTCCCCGAGGCGCACGGGCTGCGCGGCCTTGGCCGTCGCGCCGTTCACGCGGACGTGTCCGGCGCGGCAGGCGGCGGTGGCCTGGCTGCGGGTCTTGGCGAGGCGGACGCCCCAGACCCACGCGTCGACGCGCACGCTTCCATCGGCCATACACTCGATGGTAGCGGCACGCCGGCCCGCGGCGGCCGGACCGGGGAGGCGGCACGTGGAGTACGAGACGATCGCGTCCCCGGCGGAGGCCGAGCTCGAGATCTCGCGGTCGCGCTTCCTCGCGCGGCTCGTCCGCGTCGACGACGAGGACGGCGCGCGGGAGGCGATCGCGCAGGCGCGGTCGGCGCACCCGCGCGCGAGGCATCACTGCTCGGCCTTCGTGCTCGGACCCGGGGGCCGTGTGCAGCGCTCGAACGACGATGGCGAGCCGAGCGGCACCGCGGGCGCCCCGATGCTCGACGCGCTCGTCTCGGCGGGGCTGAGCGACGTCGTCGCCGTGGTGACGCGGTACTTCGGCGGCGTGCTGCTCGGCGCCGGCGGGCTCACGCGCGCCTACCGCGCCGCCGTCGCCGAAGCGGTGCTCGGCGCCGAGCGGGTGCGGCGAGGGCTCCGAGTGCGCTGCGCCGTGCACACGGGCTACGAGGCGGCGGCGCAGATCGAGGCGGAGGCCCGGCGCCGCGGGTACGGGGTCGGCGATGCCGAGTACAGCGACCGCGTCGTGCAGCACTTCTCGGTGCCGGAGGGCGAAATGGCCGGCCTCGCCGAGCTCGCCGCCGAGCTGAGCTCCGGGGCGGCGCGGCTCGTCGCGGGCGAGACCGGGTACGTCGATCTGCCGCGCGAGCCCTCGGCCGGCTGAAGGCGACCCCGGCCGAGCATGGAAGCGCCCCCGGTGGCCTGGGGGACAGGGCCGGGGGCTTCCTCCACCGCTCAGGGGGAACCTCGCGGCGGAACGACGGCGCCCAGAGGGGAACGAGGCACTGCCGTCATCGACGAGCATAGGAAGACGGGCTGTGCGCGGGAGCCGAGTTCGCTGAGTTTCACCCGCGAGTTCATCCCCTCGGGCGGTGATCTGCGGAAGGGCGTCCGGCGCTCGGCGGCCGCGGCGGGGATCGCGCCTGGGATCGCCGGGGCCGCATGCCGCCGTTCCGGGCTCTCCCGCCCGGCTCGCCCGCCGGGCACGCGCGCCGGGCTCTCCCACCGGGCACGCGCACCGGGCACGCCCGCCGAGCTCTCCCGCCGGGGATCCCGTCAGGGGTGCACGATACGCTTCTCGGGTGGACTTCTGGGGCGAGATCGTCGGGCAGACGGAGGCGGTGCGTGTGCTGCGGCATGCCGCCGATCCGGGCGGCGCGCCCGCGCACGCCTGGCTCATCACGGGGCCGCCGGGCTCGGGCCGCTCGAACCTCGCCTTCCGCTTCGCGGCGGCGCTCATCGCGCGGACCGAGCACGAGCGGGGCGCGGTGTTCGAGCAGGTCAGGTCGCGCACGCACCCGGACCTCGGCGTGCTGACGACGCAGAAGCTGCTCATCGACATCCGGGCGGCCCGCGACATCGTCACGACGGCGCACTACGCGCCCGCCGAGGGGCGCTACCGCGTCATCGTCATCGAGGACGCGGACCGGATGCCGGAGCGCACGTCGAACGTGCTCCTGAAGGCGCTCGAGGAGCCCCCGGAGCGCACCATCTGGATCCTCTGCGCCCCGAGCGAGGCGGACCTGCTGCCCACCATCCGCTCCCGCGCGCGATCGCTCCGTCTCGTCACCCCCGCCACGGACGACATCGCCCGACTGCTGCACGAGCGCGACGGGATCGACGTCGATGCGGCGGGTCGGGCCGCGCGGCTCGCGCAGAGCCACATCGGGATGGCGAGGCGACTCGCGACCGATCCCGATGCCCTGGCGCGGCGGGACAGCACGGTGCGCATCGCCCTCGGTATCGCGACACTGGGGGACGCGATGCGGGGAGCCGCGGCGCTCGTGCGCGTCGCCGAGGCCGACGCGGCCGCGCTCACCGAGGTGCTCGACGCGCGGGAGCGGGAGGAGGCCATGCGCAGCCTCGGCCTCGCACCCGGGGCGGCGATCCCGCCGCAGATGCGCGCGCAGATCCGCACGCTCGAGGAGGATCAGAAGCGCCGCGCGACGCGCAGCCTCCGCGACGGCATCGACCGGATCCTCACCGATCTGCTGTCGCTCTACCGCGATGTGCTGCTGACCTCGCTCGCGGTCGCGCAGCGGGATTCCTCGCCGGAGCGCGAGGTCGGCGATCCCGAGCTCGTGAACCTCGAGCACGCCGACGCCATCGCCGAGCTCGGGGCGCGGTGGCGCCCGGCGCGGGCGCTCGCCGCCGTCTCCGCCGTCGAAGTCGCCAGGGAGCGGCTCGGCCGGGGCATCACTCCGGGTCTCGTGCTCGAGGCGCTGTTCGCGAGCGCGCTCGTGGCGGGCGAGACCGTCGGGGCGCGCCCGTGAGCGGGCCGGGCGCGGTCGAGGGCGACGAGCCGGAACGGTCGGCCGCGCCGCGACGGCGGCGCGTGGGGAAGATCCTGGTCGCCGCGAGCGTCGCGACCGCGCTCGTGTTCGGCGGCTGCACCGCCCTCCCCGGCCTGCTGCGCGGCGGCGAGGAGGTCGCGCTCACCCACGAGCCGGGCGAGCTGCCGCCCCTGCCCGACGGCACGCTCGCCGGCTTCCAGGCGCAGCAGCCGGATTGGAACGAGTGCGACGTCGAGATGCAGTGCGCCGACGTCTACGCTCCCGTCGACTGGGAGGACCCCGCGGCGGGGGCGCTCACCCTCCGGCTCGTGAAGCGGGAGGCCTCCGGGGACGCGAAGCTCGGCACGCTGTTCGTGAACCCCGGGGGGCCGGGCGCCTCGGGAGCCGACTACATCGCCGCCGCGATCGACAGCGCGATCCCCGCCGAGATCCGCGAGGCCTACGACGTCATCGGCTGGGATCCGCGCGGAGTCGGGGCCTCCTCCCCGGTGAGCTGCGGCGGCGCGGCCGAGATGGACGACTATCTCTTCGGCGTCGATGACGGGCTGGGGGCGCTCGAGGCCGGCAGCGACGCCTGGATCGACGCGGCCCTGGCGGAGGCCGCCGCATTCGGCGAGCGCTGCGCCGCCGAGACGGGGGAGCGCATCGGGTACGTCGACACGATGTCGACGGTGCGCGATCTCGACATGCTGCGCGCCATCGTCGGCGACGATCGGCTGCACTACCTCGGCTTCTCCTACGGCACCTACCTCGGCGCGCGCTACGCGGACGCCTACCCCGAGCGGGTCGGCCGGCTCGTGCTCGACGGTGCGATGGACCCGACGACGAGTCTTGCGGACGTGGTCCGCGAGCAGACCCTCGGATTCGAGGCGGCCCTGCGGGTCTATGTGCAGGCCTGCCTGAGGCGCGACGACTGCCCGTTGAGCGGCGGCGTCGACGAGGCGATGGCGTCCATCGGCGCGATGCTCGACGGCGTGGACGCCGCGCCGCTCACGGGCTCCGACGGCCGAAGCGTCGCGGCTTCCACGCTCCTCACCGCGATCATCGCGCCGCTGTACACGCAGAGCAACTGGGGGTACCTCGACGACCTCTTCGCCTCCGTGCCCGAGGGGGACGCCGACGTCGCGCTCGCGCTCGCGGACTTCTACTACGACCGCGAGGGCGGCGCCTACCGGAGCAACTCCACCGAGGCCTTCTCCGCGATCAACTGCCTCGACTACCCGCGAGACTTCGATCGCGACCGGATGCGCGCGGAAGCGGCCGAGCTCGATCGGATCGCTCCCACCATCGGCCGCTTCCAGGGCTTCGGCGACATCTCCTGCGAGGCGTGGCCGGTGCCGGGCGCGCAGGAGCGGAGGGCGGTGACGGCGGCGGGAGCGGCGCCGATCCTCGTCGTCGGCACGACGGGCGATCCCGCGACGCCCTACCGCTGGGCGGAGTCCCTCGCCGAGCAGCTCGACAGCGGCGTGCTCGTGAGCTACCGCGGCGAGGGGCACACCGCCTACGGCGAGAGCAGCTGCGTCGACGAGACCGTCGACGCCTACCTGCTCACGGGCGCCGTCCCTGCCGACGATCCGATGTGCACGGCGTGACGCGGCGACGCTTCCGGTCGAGGCGAAGCGCACCCTGCGGACGTGCTAGAGTATTTGCTTGTGCGCGGGAGAGATTCCGCGCTCCGCCGCCTTAGCTCAGGGGTAGAGCAGTTCCCTCGTAAAGAACAGGTCGTCGGTTCAAATCCGACAGGCGGCTCTCATGGCCCTCGTCCTCCGGGACGGGGGCCGTTCCCGTTTCCAGCTCGGATCGCGGGCTGATGGGCCAGGTCGCGCCCGGCGTCGGTGACACCCGCGCGGGTGACTTCGCGGGCGATACCGCCGCAGCATCGTCGTGCGCGCGGCCGCATTCGTTTATGCTGTGAATCCTCATGCAATCACCTGAGCGACAGGGGTTCACCATGGCACATCGAGGTGCAGTCGGAAATTCGAGGACCGGGCCGGCGGTCGGCGCCGGGCTGGGAGCCGCGTTCGCGGCGACGGCGCTGATCCTCTGGGGTGCGGGGACCGCGCTGCTCGCCTCCCCGGCGAACGCCGTCGCGAGTGCCCCCGCGACCGCGGTCGAGCAGTGCATCGCGCCCGAGGCGCCCGCCGGAGCCCCGGGGCCCGACGGTGCGCCGGGGCCGCAGGGTCAGCCGGGCGAGGACGGAGCCCAGGGGCCGCAGGGCGAGACCGGACCGTACGGTGAACCAGGCCCGCCGGGCGCCGAGGGCATGCCGGGCGAGGAGGGCCCGGTCGGACCCCAGGGCCCGCCCGGACCGAGTGCCGTGCAGTTCTCGGGAACGGCGAGCATCGCCTCCGTGGTGGACGTCGTGGACGCTCCGAGCTGCGCCGATGTCCAGGAGGTGTGCGTCATCCTCATCCCCGGGGCGGACGGCGCGCCCGGTCCCGACGGCGCGCCGGGTCCGAGCGGGCCGCAAGGGCCCGACGGTGCTCCGGGGGAGTCGGGACTCCCCGGCGAGCCCGGGGATCCCGGGCAGGAGGGTCCGCAGGGCGAACCGGGTCCGCAGGGCGAACCCGGCCCGCCCGGCCCGCCGGGTACGTTGCTCGCCGGCGCTCCGGCGAGCGATCAGATCATCGTCACCGCGTCGTTCCAGGCCGGTGTGATCACCCCGGTGCTCGTCGCCGAGGACGGTGACTGCGGAGGCTTCGCCGAGGAGTGCATCATCGAGGTCGTCGGCCCGGATGGGCCGGCCGGGGCGGAGGGTCCCACGGGTGAGGCGGGCCCTCCCGGAGCGCAGGGCCCGCAGGGCAGCCCGGGCGAAACCGGACCGAAGGGCGAGCAGGGACCGCAGGGACCGCAGGGTCAGCAAGGCCCGCAGGGCCCCCAGGGGCCGCAGGGCCCCCCGGGTGAGTCGGCTCCGACGGGAGGTTCCATCGGAGCCGCGCGGATCGTGACGGCCGGCGTCGCCGTCGTGACAGCGGCGAACGCCTCCGGGGGAGAGCTCGTCGCGATTCCCGCGAGCTGCTTCGGCGACGAGCCGGGTACCGGCTCGGACGCGCAGGCCGATGCCGATGCCGATGGCGGCGCGGCCGAAGGCACCGCCGACGGCTCCGGAACCGGCGCCGACGCGAATGCCG from Leucobacter allii carries:
- a CDS encoding DNA polymerase III subunit delta', with translation MDFWGEIVGQTEAVRVLRHAADPGGAPAHAWLITGPPGSGRSNLAFRFAAALIARTEHERGAVFEQVRSRTHPDLGVLTTQKLLIDIRAARDIVTTAHYAPAEGRYRVIVIEDADRMPERTSNVLLKALEEPPERTIWILCAPSEADLLPTIRSRARSLRLVTPATDDIARLLHERDGIDVDAAGRAARLAQSHIGMARRLATDPDALARRDSTVRIALGIATLGDAMRGAAALVRVAEADAAALTEVLDAREREEAMRSLGLAPGAAIPPQMRAQIRTLEEDQKRRATRSLRDGIDRILTDLLSLYRDVLLTSLAVAQRDSSPEREVGDPELVNLEHADAIAELGARWRPARALAAVSAVEVARERLGRGITPGLVLEALFASALVAGETVGARP
- a CDS encoding helix-turn-helix domain-containing protein: MTERDPRADPLIAEQVIGRLTPPRDPGALGFLDERWLEIWHLVPPTRLAPLLAGVPEPELRALPGARFLRSLVLGDAAALPEPDDLLGAAAPRTLQERMRAAAVLARTRLSGRPAAALALADRLDAGAPAPLAGVADDFSPYQALQLGITALLANEPIRALGFLERARSARAEGRFGFVARDAQFKLALLHQLHGDPERAAEHLSAGAALPRGASWTEEWIDQTAELAAALADQDAGRPAGLRDRPLAAYGELWPFALLVQVREGLLARDTEAVERALAVAEHAGLPGTDGDGVAASAIPLGHAQLHLSRGHVGRARRAMLRAPQELLDTQLVRARIAFIAGEHAQVAAEATQGMTREPGFFRHRVELAGLLAAIQLQQGEDAVARSLMLTALQARPAIPRTLYRFLPHELTSHARASWGDDARLAALIPADYSGPGHRPLTAPLGRAIDLSERERETLELLVAGYSRARIAERLFVSENTVKSHLRTLYRKIGARDRETAVLWAVTNTHAPSRGRD
- a CDS encoding alpha/beta hydrolase, with protein sequence MSGPGAVEGDEPERSAAPRRRRVGKILVAASVATALVFGGCTALPGLLRGGEEVALTHEPGELPPLPDGTLAGFQAQQPDWNECDVEMQCADVYAPVDWEDPAAGALTLRLVKREASGDAKLGTLFVNPGGPGASGADYIAAAIDSAIPAEIREAYDVIGWDPRGVGASSPVSCGGAAEMDDYLFGVDDGLGALEAGSDAWIDAALAEAAAFGERCAAETGERIGYVDTMSTVRDLDMLRAIVGDDRLHYLGFSYGTYLGARYADAYPERVGRLVLDGAMDPTTSLADVVREQTLGFEAALRVYVQACLRRDDCPLSGGVDEAMASIGAMLDGVDAAPLTGSDGRSVAASTLLTAIIAPLYTQSNWGYLDDLFASVPEGDADVALALADFYYDREGGAYRSNSTEAFSAINCLDYPRDFDRDRMRAEAAELDRIAPTIGRFQGFGDISCEAWPVPGAQERRAVTAAGAAPILVVGTTGDPATPYRWAESLAEQLDSGVLVSYRGEGHTAYGESSCVDETVDAYLLTGAVPADDPMCTA
- a CDS encoding IMPACT family protein, whose amino-acid sequence is MEYETIASPAEAELEISRSRFLARLVRVDDEDGAREAIAQARSAHPRARHHCSAFVLGPGGRVQRSNDDGEPSGTAGAPMLDALVSAGLSDVVAVVTRYFGGVLLGAGGLTRAYRAAVAEAVLGAERVRRGLRVRCAVHTGYEAAAQIEAEARRRGYGVGDAEYSDRVVQHFSVPEGEMAGLAELAAELSSGAARLVAGETGYVDLPREPSAG
- a CDS encoding RNA-binding S4 domain-containing protein → MADGSVRVDAWVWGVRLAKTRSQATAACRAGHVRVNGATAKAAQPVRLGDEVRVRLHGFDRIYRVAGLPTRRGSAAEAARHFEDLTPPPPPRVERPAAILRDRGAGRPTKRERRDIDRLRGRSGED